The sequence below is a genomic window from Selenomonas ruminantium subsp. lactilytica TAM6421.
TGTGGATAATTTCGCAGGAAAAGCCTCTATCCACAGAAAAACTGTTGATAACTCCCTATTATTTTGGTAAGATATTGTTGATAATTTTGCGGAAAACTTCACAAGCACTGATTTCTGGGAGGATTTGACTCCCTCATTTTTATCCCATTTTCGCGCCTCACCCCCTGCGGAACCTTCAGTTATCCACACCTGTGGATAATAATGTGGATAAAGTTATACACTTGTGGAAAAAAATTCCTACATACTTTATATGCAGAAAGGAACTTGCTACATGGAGCAGACACAGCTGAAAGCTGTCTGGGCCCAGATCCTGGATAAGATGAAAGAACAGGAACTAGTTGGCCCCTCAGCCTATAATTGGCTAAATCCCGTTGAGCCGATCTCCCTGACCGAAGAAACCTTAGAACTTGGAACGCAGACCGAAATGGCCAAAGAATGGATTGCCGAACGGTATCTTATTTTTATTGAAGACGCGGCGAAGGCCGTTTTTGGTGTGCCCAAAAAAGTGATCCTGACGGTACAGGAAAGCGCAGCACCGGAAGAAGAACCGGCACCTGTCACCCGCTCCGGCAAAAAAGAAAAGCCGGATCAGGGCAGCCTGTTTACTGAAGGCAATGCCCCGGCCGAACACCTGGCAACGCCTGTAGAAGTCCCCATTGTGGCGCCGGGTGACAACTCCTCGTTGAACCCCAAATATACCTTTGATACCTTCGTTACCGGCAAGTCCAATAATTTTGCCCATGCCGCGGCCATGGCTGTGGCCGACAAGCCGGGCAAGACCTACAATCCCTTCTTTATGTATGGTGGCGTGGGACTTGGCAAAACCCATCTGATGCACGCCATCGGCAACCGGGTACTCAAGAACCATCCGGAGATGCGGGTGCTCTATGTCTCCAGTGAGCAGTTCACCAATGAGATCATCCAGGCCATCCAGCAGGGCACTTCGGATAAGTTCCGTCAGAAATACCGGAATATCGACGTCTTGCTGATTGACGATATCCAGTTTATTTCCGGCAAGACCAGTACCCAGGAAGAATTCTTCCATACCTTCAATACCTTATATGATGCCCAAAAGCAAGTCATCATCTCGTCCGACCGTCCGCCCCGTGAAGTGGAACGCCTTGAAGAACGCCTGCGCTCCCGTTTTGACTGGGGCCTGACCACAGATATCCAGGCACCGGATCTGGAAACCCGTATCGCCATTCTCAAGAACAAGGCCCAAAGCGATCACTTCAATATCCCCGACGATGTGATGGTCTATATCGCCAGCCGCATCGACAGCAATATCCGTGAGCTGGAAGGTGCCCTGACAAGATTAGAGGCTTATGCATCGCTGACCAAGCGGGCAGTGAATACCGATCTCGTGGCCGAAGCACTGAAGGATATTTTCCCGAATGGCAAGGCCAAGGAAGTCACCATGGATATCATCCAGGAAATCGTGGCTTCTTATTTCAAAATAAAGATAGAAGACCTTCATTCCAAGAAGCGCACGCGCAACATCGCGTATCCACGCCAGATTGCCATGTATCTCTGCCGGGAGATGACGGAAAACTCCCTGCCCCAGATCGGCAACTTCTTCGGCGGCCGGGATCATACCACCGTTATCCATGCCTATGACAAGATCAATCAGGACAAGGAAACGGATAACCGCCTCAGCGGCATATTGAATGAACTGATGGATCGCATCCAGAAGGTCTGAGATACTCCACGCCCTTATGCACAATGAGGGCGTGGATAACTTTGTGGAAATAAAAAGTATTAACTTGTGGGCAGAATGTGGATAAATTGTTTCACGCTTTTCCCCGTGGATTATGTGGATAACTGATAGACTCTTTTTCAACAGTTTACTAACAGTCTCCTTGTCGATAAAATATGTCATGTCCGCACTTTTCCACATTTCCACAGGCCCTACTACTACTACGGCTATTTATTTATATATTTAAAGAGTAATATTAAAAAAAGAAAGGACATCGCCCCATGAAAATAACCTGTGCCAAGAGCGAACTGACCAACGCCATGCAAATCGCCACCAAGGCAGTAGCTTCCAAACCACAGACACCAATCTTATCCGCAACCTATATGAAAGCAGAGAATGGTGTATTGGAAATCCATGCCACCAACAATGAGATTGGCCTCCTTTGCCGTACCCAGGCTGATGTGGAAAGACCAGGCGAGATTGCCATCAATGGCCGCTATTTCCTGGATGTTATCCGCAAGATGCCTGGGGATAGTGTAACCATAGACTTCAATAAAGATGAAAATATTGTTTACATCAATTCCAATCAGGCTAATTTCACCCTGCGCAGCATGAATGCCGCTGAATTCCCCAAGGTAAAACCCATTGAAAGCAACGTAGATTTCACCATCAAAGATAATGTACTGCGTTCTTTGATCAAAAAGACGGTCTTTGCCTGTGCCAAAGATGAATCCCGTCCTGTTTTCACGGGCTGCTATCTGGACATCAATGACAGCAAAGTCACCATGGCTGCTACCAATATGCATAGGTTGGCTGTGAAATATGAACAGTTCCCGGAACAGCTGGGCAATATCAAAATCATCATTCCCTCCAGCACGCTGCTGGAACTCATGCACAATCTGAACTCGGATATTCCCAGCGATATCAAGGTCAGCTGTAACTTCAATCAGATCAGTTTTGCCTTTGATGACATCTATATGACTTCTCGTCTGATTGAGGGCGCTTACCCGGATTATCAGCATGTTATCCCCAAGGAGCACGCTACTTTGGTGACACTGGACTCTGTGGAATTCAACTCTGCCGTTGATCGTGTTTCCTTGATTTCCCGTGGCGGCGATTACAATATCGTCAAGCTGGATTTCAGCAATGGCCAGCTGAAGATCACTTCTTATAATCCGGAAGTCGGTACGGCTGAAGAAACCATTCCGGCAGCGATTGAAGGTCCGGACATCACCCTTTCCTTCAATGGTCAGTATCTGATGGATGTACTGAAAGTCATCGACAGCAAGAACTGTGAGCTTCGTCTGACCCAGCCTCTGGCGCCCATGACGGTCAAAGAGGAAAAAGACGATGCCTTTATCTATGTGGTAACACCGGTACGGACGAAGAACTAAGGAGGTTATCCCCATGCAGATTGAAGATATTGCCATTGAGACGGAAGAGATTCAGCTGGATCAGTTCCTGAAATGGGCCGGCGTACTGCCTTCGGGCGGCGAAGTCAAGGCACTGATTGCCGAAGGCCTTATCAAACGCAATGGCGAAGTAGAAACAGCCCGCCGCCGCAAGCTCCATCGTGGTGATGTAGTGGAAATCGAAGGCATGGGAGCCTGGCGGGTGCAGTAATGCATATTTATACATTACGCCTTAGAAATTATCGGAACTATGAAGCCCTGGAGCTGACATTCGACCCGAATATCAATGTTTTCTTAGGACCAAATGCCCAAGGAAAGACCAATATCATTGAGGCGGTATACTATGCTTCGTTGGGACATTCGCATCGTACCCATACGGATGCAGACCTGATCCGCTGGGAGCAGCCGGAAGCATTGGTACAATTGGGCTTCAGCCGTCTTGGGGTGGAAAATAAGCTGGAGTTTCAGTTCAGCCGCGTCAAACGGCGGCGTATCCTGCTCAATGACCACCCTATCCGCCCCAAGGATTTGGTGGGCAGTCTGAACACTGTCCTTTTTTCTCCTGAGGATCTGTTTCTGATCAAGGGAGCGCCGGCCCTGCGCCGGCGTTTTTTGGACGGGGAGATCAGTCAGGCCAGTCCCGCTTACTATCATGAGCTGACCAAATACAATAAGATTGTCACCCAGCGCAATAACCTGTTGAAGAAGATCCGGGAGCACAAAGCCGGTACGGACATGTTGGATCTCTGGGATGTGCAATTGGCGGCCAGTGCGGTGAAGATCACCCGGAAACGTCAGGAGGCCGTCAGGAAGCTCAATATGCTGGCCAATCTCATGCAGCGGCGCATTTCCGGTAATCTGGAAAACCTGGCGATTACCTACGAAATCCATGGTGCTGAAGGGGCAAGCGTGACAAATGACCTGGAATCATGGTATAATAAAGAGCTTGCAAGTCATCGGGATGTGGATATTATCCGCGGTTCTACAGGCAGAGGGCCGCATCTGGATGATATCATCCTGATGGTTAATGGCATCAACCTGCGTTCTTTTGGATCGCAGGGACAGCAGCGTACCGGTGTATTGTCTTTGAAGCTGGCGGAGTTGGAATTTTTGCGATCGGAAACCGGGGAATATCCGGTTCTGTTGCTGGATGATGTGATGAGTGAGCTGGATGCTTCCAGGCGGGGACAGCTGATGGATTTCATCTTCCGGGAGCGGATACAGACGATGATTACGGCCACGGATGGGGCTTATTTCCCGCAGGAGCGGATTGGCACTTACTATCAGGTGGCAGCTGGGCAGATTACGAGGTAGGCCATGGGTGCGAAAGGCAGTTTGAAAGCGCGTTCTCCGGGATTGGAACGTCCGGACAGCATTATCCGCAAGACGCTTCATCATATGGGGGAGCATTGCGAAAAAAAGTATTATATGCACTGGGTACTCTGGCATTGGCCGGATATTGTGGGAGATTTCATCGCTCATAATACAAAAGTACAGGGAATCCGCAAGGAGACTTTGTATATCTATAGCGCTAATTCTGCTTTGCGGAATGAATTGCAGATGATGATGCCGCAGATCGTGCAGTCCGTAAATAACTTTGCTGGACAGAGATTGATTGCCAATGTGGCCTTTACCAAGGAATGGACGAAGGCTGACAGTGAAGGTATTGAGGAAATCCGATTGGCACCGACAGAGCAGGAAGAAAATCTGGGCAAAGAACGACGCAGCGTACCCTTGACGCCTGAGGAAATGCAGGCGGCGGAAAAGCTGGTCGCTGAGGCTGATGATGCGGATATTGCTCAGGCCATTGCCGGTCTGTACCGCAGGCATCTGCAGATGCAAAAGCTCAAGCTGGCCAAGAATTATCAGAAATGTCCTCAATGTGGTCAGCTGATGGAGCCGGAGCGCACAATCTGTGCGGATTGTGCCGCCAAGCAGCAGGAAAGGATAAGAGCTGCGGTGCGCCAGGTATTACGGGACATGCCCTGGGGCAGATACCCCGATGTCAAGGAGTATGTGCCGGAATGTACGCCCAAGATCGTCAATGAACAGCGATCTATGATGGTGCAGCAATTGGCTGCAGATGTGGATGTCAACGATAAGACGAGCATGAAGGCCAGGACACTGGTAATGCTTTACCGCTGTCTGCCGCCGGAGCAGCTGAACGAAGATAATATAACCCGGGCATTGTATGCCCTGCGTTTTGACCTGCATAGGCCCAAGGATTATAAAGCCCCCAAGCGCTATGAGGTAATCAAGCTGGGGAGGAGGTAACATATGTTTCTCCATTTAGGCAATGGCGTATCCGTACGCACCAAGGATGTAATTGCCATACACGATTATGCTCTGTTTCTGAAGGGCTCAGGCAGTGAGTTCCTCGCCCGTGAAAAAGCAGCGGGACGTTTGGAAAATACACTGCCTTTGGAAATACGTCAGGATGAGGAGGCGAAAAAGTCTCTGATCATCACCAATGAGAAAACTTACCTGTCTGCCATATCGCCCTGGACATTGAAGCGGCGGTCGCAGATGGTTTATGATACAATGGATATTGATAAAGAGGCGGCAGAGATGGATGCTGCTGAAATTACGATGGAATGATGGGAGCGTTAGATTTCATGGCAAATGACAATGAACAGTTGAACATAGAAAATGCCGCGCCGGGCGAAGAAATGGAAAGCGTGGACACCACCGGTGTGGAAATCCATACGGATGAAAGCAGCGCGGAAGTTACGGCTGTAGACGCTGATTACGGCGCCGAGCAGATCCAGATCCTCGAAGGTCTGGAAGCTGTGCGCATGCGCCCGGGTATGTATATCGGCAGCACTTCGGAACGCGGCCTGCATCACCTGGTCTACGAAGTAGTCGATAACTCCATCGACGAGGCGCTGGCCGGTTACTGCGACAAGATCGATGTGACCATCCATCGCGATAACAGCATCACGGTTACGGATAACGGCCGTGGTATTCCCGTTGACATGCATGAAAGCGGTATGCCCGCCGTGGAAGTCGTACTGACGGTGCTCCATGCCGGCGGTAAGTTCGGTGGCGATGGCTACAAGGTTTCCGGCGGTCTGCACGGCGTAGGTGTGTCCGTCGTAAATGCCCTGTCCACTTCCATGGAAGTACAGGTCAAGCGCGATGGCAAGATCCATGAGATTTCCTTCAAGCGTGGCGAAACCGTGGAGAAGCTCCATGTGACCGGCGAAACGGAAATAACAGGCACCCGGGTGCACTTCGTACCGGATCCGGAAATCTTCTCCGTGACGACTTACAGCTATGATACGCTGAAACACCGTCTGCGCGAGCTGGCTTTCCTGAACCACGGTATCACCATTGTCCTCAATGATGAACGCGGGGAAGAGCTCAGAAGCGAGCAGTTCCACTTTGAAGGCGGCATCAGCTCCTTCGTGGAACATCTCAACCGCAAGAAGGAAAAGATCAATCCGGAGCCGATTTACTTTAACGGCACGAAAGATGATACCGTTGTGGAGATTGCTTTGCAGTACAACGACAGCTATCAGGAGAATATCTACTCCTTCGTCAATAACATCAACACCGAGGAAGGCGGCACCCATCTGGCAGGCTTTAAGCTGGCCCTGACCCGTGCTGCCAACGATTTTGCCCGCAAGCAGAATATCCTCAAGGATAAAGATGGCAACCTTTCCGGTGATGATGTGCGTGAAGGCCTGACCGCGGTCATCAGCCTGAAGGTTCGTGATCCCCAGTTTGAAGGCCAGACCAAGACCAAGCTGGGCAACAGCGAAGTGCGCGGTATCGTGGATTCCATCGTGACGGAAGGTCTCTCTGAATACTTTGAAGAAAATCCAACCATCACCAAGAAATTCATCGAAAAGGCCATTATGGCTGCCCGTGCCCGTGAGGCTGCCCGCAAGGCAAGAGAACTCACCCGTCGCAAGAATGCGCTGGAAGTTTCCAGCCTGCCCGGCAAACTGGCGGACTGCTCCGTGAAAGATCCGGAAATGGCCGAGATCTATCTGGTAGAGGGTGACTCCGCAGGCGGCTCCGCCAAGCAGGGACGTGACCGCCGCTTCCAGGCCATCCTGCCCCTGCGCGGTAAGATCCTGAACGTAGAGAAGGCTAGACTTGACAAGATTTTCGCCAACGCAGAAATCCGCACCATGATCACGGCTTTCGGTACGGGTATCAGCGATGATTTTGATCTGTCCAAGCGCCGCTATGGCAAGATCATCATCATGACAGATGCCGATGTGGACGGTGCCCATATCCGTACTCTGTTGCTGACCTTCCTCTACCGCTATATGAAGCCGCTGATCGAGCATGGCCATGTATTCATTGCCCAGCCGCCTCTCTATCAGATCCGCAAGGGCAAGAAACATTGGTATACCTACAGCGATGAAGAGCTGGCCAAAAAGCTGGATGAAGTAGGCCGTGATGGTTCCACCGTCCAGCGCTACAAGGGTCTGGGCGAGATGAACCCGGAACAGCTTTGGGAAACTACTATGGATCCTGCCGGCCGCACCATGCTGCGCGTGGAGATGGCCGATGCTGAGGCTGCGGATGAACTCTTCACAATCCTCATGGGGGATAAAGTAGAGCCGCGCCGTCAGTTTATCGAAGAAAATGCTAAATTAGTACGCAATCTGGATATCTGATTTTTTAACTTCCACCTGAGCCTTCCGGCTCGGGTGGAAGTTTTCTTAGTACCTGCTTTCAAGACATACCCAACCTTTTCTGCTATAATGTAGTTTGGTTTATGAGAAAGGATGACAATATGAGCGAGCATAGAATCACTCCTTTGACTGAGAGTGGGTTACTTACGGCACTCAGTGTGGTGCTGGCTTTGATGGCGGTTTATCTGCCTTTTATTGGCTTTTTGCTGGTGCTGTTCTGGCCTCTGCCGCTGATTGTTCTGGTGGTGCGCCATGGTTGGCGCTGGGGGATTCTGGCTGCTGTGGCGGCGGGAATTCTGGTGGGCCTATTGGTGGAGCCTTTGCTTTCCTTACGGTTAGTCATTGCCTTTGCTCCGGCAGGCATTTTGTTGGGCTGGGCCTTTGCCAAGGGCTGGTCCGGGGTTCGTACTTTTGTATTGACACTGCTGGCGGCAATTGCCGGTCAGGCGGCAGCTATAGGCCTGCTATTCTGGGTGACGGATGTTAATCCGCTGGCCATGCAGGTGGATATTTTGCAATCGTCCTTTGATTCGTCATTGCAGCTCTATGAAAGCATGGGCGTCAGCGGGGAGGAACTCGCCAAGACGCGGGACGATATCGAGCAGGGAATGAAGATGCTCAATTATTTATTCCCGCTGGTCTTTATCCTGATGGGGCTTTTCTATACGGTTGTCTCGTATATAGCGGGCGGCAGGATTTTGAAAAGGCTGGGGCATACGGTTCCTCAGTTCCCGCCTTTCAGTGAATGGAGACTGCCGCAGGCCTTCTTATACTTGTTTGGCTTTGCGCTGGTGGGCCTTTATTGGGGTGGTACCCGGGAGATTACCTGGTTGTATCAGTTATCCCTGAATGCCAATGTGCTGGCGATTATGGCCGGCCTGCTGCAGGGAATCGTCTTGGTTCACTGTCTGTTGCGCCATTATAAAGTGAGCCTGCCCCTGCGGATCGTGCTCTATGTATTCATTATCATGAATCCTTTTTTGGCTCAGGTTACGGCCATGACCGGGCTTATCGATATGCTCTTTGACTATCGGCGGCGATTTGCCGCCCGCAACCAGAAATGAGGTGCGCTCGATGCCACGAAACCTTTCGGCATGGATAGATTTAACCATACATCTTTTAGTCATGCTGGTGCTGATCGGCGTGTTGTCTTATTACAATTTCTATATCGCTGCCATTGCCGGAGTTGTTTGGCTGGCATTAGCTTCCTTTGCCCGGGAGCGTTGTGCGGACAGGTCCAGGCGTTTTGAGCGCTATTGCCGCAATGTGGTGCGCAATATCAATGAAATGCTCAACTATGCCGTGGATGAGCTGCCACAGGCCATTATAATTGTCAATGAGGACGGGCGGTTGCAATGGTGTAATGACCGCATCACGGCATATCTGGAAACGAAACCGGAACAGGATACGGATGTGAAGGATATCTGGCCGGGCATCATCATTGCACCGGTTTGGGGGCAGGAAGGCGAATACGTCTTTGCCCACGAGGATAAGTATTATCATGTGTTTTATCATCCTGTGAAGCTGGCTCCGCGTCAGGAGCAGCTGATGACGCTGTACATTCAGGATGTTTCGGCACATGAACAGTTGAAGAACACCTATCAGCAGAGCCGTACCGTGCTGGTATATATCCAGATCGACAACTATGATGAAGTCATGCAGGGGCAGACGGAAGCAGAACGCACGTCGCTGCTGCTGGCGGTAAATCAGACGCTGGATAAATGGATGAAGAATCTGGGCGGCTTTATGCGCCGTGTGTCGGAAGACCTTTATGTGGTGATTCTGACACGTCAGGGGCTGGATCAGGCCATGAATGAAAAATTCGATGTGCTGGATAAGGCCCGCCAGCTCCAGAGCACCAACCGCCTGCCTGTAACTCTGTCCATGGGCGTAGCTGTGGCAGAAAATCAGACCATGGCCGAGCTTGGCGCCCAGGCCCAGGCCGGTCTCGATCTGGCCTTAGGCCGTGGCGGCGATCAGGTGGCTGTGCAGATGAATGGCAAGACGCAGTTCTTTGGCGGCCGGGCTAAGGCCGTGGAGAAACATACCCGCGTCAAGGCCCGAGTGGTGGCACATGCTGTCCGGGAAATCATGGAAGGGGCGGATGAGATCTTCATCATGGGCCACCATAATGAGGACTTTGACTGCTTCGGTGCGGCCATGGGCGTGGCGAAGATGGCCCGTCAGTTGGAGAAGACATACCATATTGTCCTGTCGGATATGAACGATGGTATTGACAAATTCTATGATTTGCTTAAAGATAAAGAAGAGTACGCGGATGTCTTTGTACATGCCGAGGATATCAAGAATTCCACGGCTCTCAATCCTGTATTGATCGTTGTGGATACCCATATCCCCCATCTGGTGGCCGATCCTACCTTGTTGGAACGGGTGCCTCAGGTCGTGGTCATCGACCATCATCGCCGCAGTGAGAACTTCATCAAGAGTCCGCTGCTGGTTTATATCGAGCCGGGCGCCAGCTCCACCAGTGAGCTAATAACGGAGCTTTTGATGTACTTTGGCGATGATATCCGTTTGGGCAGGCTGGATGCCACGGCCTTGTATTCCGGCATTGTGGTGGATACCAAGAATTTTGCCGTGCAGACCGGCGTGCGTACCTTTGATGCGGCTGCTTATCTGCGGCGCAGCGGGGCGGATCCCGTGATGGTACGTCATCTGTTCCGGTCGGATTATGATACGACGGTAGCTTTGGCCCGCACGAAAGCACGGGCGGAACTGTTCCCCGGCGGCCTTATTATCTCGACCATCCCGGAAAAGATTCCCAATATCCAGGTTATCGCCGCTCAGGCGGCAGATAGTTTGCTGCGGATTGAAAATGTGCGCATGAGCATATTGATCTTCCAGCTTACCGATGATACCATTGGCCTGAGTGCCCGTTCCACTGGCGAGCTCAATGTCCAGGTCATCATGGAGGCTTTTGGCGGCGGCGGCCATCAGAATGTGGCCGGTGCTCAGGTCAAGGATGGCGATCTGGCTGAGATAAAGGCCAAGGTTATCGAAATCAGTGAAAAATATATCGAGGAGAATGATAAAGATGAAAGTGATTCTACAGCAGGACATTAAGAAATTAGGCAAAAAAGGCGAAATCGTGGAAGTTTCCGAAGGCTATGGCCGTAACTTCCTGCTGCCCCGTAAGGCTGCAGTCCTCGCCAATGCTGAAAATATGAATGTTGCTAAGGCTCAGGCTGGTTCCAAGGCCCGCAAGGAGGCTATGGCTACGGATGAGGCTAAGCTGATGGCTGCCCAGCTGGAAAAAGTTTCCGTGACGATCCCCGTGAAGATCGGCGAGAACGGCAAATTGTTTGGCTCGGTGACAGGCAAGGATGTGGCTGATGCTTTGAAGAAGGAAAAGATTGATATTGACCGTCGTAAGATCTCCATCAAGGGTGAAGTTACGGGTGCCGGCGAATATGAAGCCGTGATAAAGGTACATCCGGCCATTACCAGCACCATCAAGGTTAATGTTGTGGCAGGTTGATATGAAGTTACTGGATTTTATTCGCAACTTATTTACGAAAAAACAGGAGCAGGCATTGCCTGCTCCTGCTTCGCGCAATGCAACCCCGTTAGATCGCCAGATTGAGGCCCTCTATGCCATTCTGGTGGATGTTATGGGCACGGAGAAGCTGGTGATTCAGGCGGGCAAGATGAAGGCCCTGGATTTGATGCGCTCCGATGATCCCTGTGAGCGCGTATTGGCCTTGCAGCGGATTCTGGGAGAAGATCCCCTGATCTCTCCTGCGCCTAAGGCCGAACAGGTTCCTCAGATCATGGAAGCCCTTTCTGAGCGGGTGGCCGATATTGTAGCCCGCCGCAATGTGGAGGATTCCATTGAGAAAAAGGTTACGGAGAAGCTGGAAAAGGAACATGCGGACTATGTAAACGATATCCGTCAGCAGATCATGAAGGACGAAAAGGGCGGCAATGAGTCGCCACAGGATAAGGAAAAAAGAGAAAAGCTGGAAAAACTGGAGAGCATCAAGCTCACCCAGTCCATTATGGAACTGTTGCGGCCTCAGGATTTTTCGGAAATCGTGGGCCAGGAGCGGGCCGTCAAATCCCTGATGGCCAAGCTCAGTTCCCCTTATCCGCAGCATCTGCTGCTCTACGGCCCTCCTGGCGTCGGCAAGACCACGGCAGCCCGGCTGGTGCTGGAGGCAGCCAAGAAAAAGGCGGTTTCTCCTTTCGGGGAGGAGGCGCCCTTTGTGGAAACGGACGGTACGACTTTGCGCTGGGACCCGCGTGATATTACCAACCCGTTATTGGGCTCTGTCCATGATCCCATCTATCAAGGCGCACAGAAGACTCTGGCTGACCGCGGTATTCCTGAACCCAAACCGGGATTGGTTACAGATGCCCATGGCGGCATCCTGTTCATCGATGAAATCGGTGAAATGGATGAGATGCTGCAGAATAAGCTGTTGAAAGTTCTGGAAGATAAGCGGGCCTATTTTGAATCGGCTTACTACGATCCTACGGACCCCAAGGTGCCGCCTTATATCAAGAAGCTCTTTGAAGAAGGGGCTCCGGCGGATTTCGTGCTGATTGGCGCCACTACCCGCGATGCAGGGCATATCAATCCTGCCCTGCGTTCCCGCTGTGCGGAAATCTATTTTGAACCATTGACGCCGAAGCATATTGAAGAGATCGTGCGCAATGCCGCAGCTAAGCTCCATGTGAATGTCAGCGATGAAGTAGCCGCACTGATCAGTGAATACACCATTGAAGGCCGCAAGGCCATCAATATCCTGGCTGATGCCTACAGTCTGGCCTTGGAGCGTTGTGGCATCGGTGAGGATTTCAAGGTGGAGGATCTGGGCACGGAAAATGGGCCATCTGTAGAGATCAGCAAGGCTGATATCTACGAGGTTACCCAGGTCAGCCGTCTGACGCCCTATGTGACCAAGAAGGCCTCTGATAATGCAATCCAGGGCCATATATTTGGTTTGGGCGTAGCCGGTTTCCTAGGTTCTGCCATTGAATTGGAAGCTGTGGCCTTCCCGGCCAAGGAAAAGGGCAAGGGAACGGTCCGCTTCAATGAGACGGCGGGTTCCATGGCAAAGGATTCTGTGTTCAATGCTGCTTCCGTAATGCGGAAGCTGACAGGCAAGGATTTGCATGATTACGATGTGCATATCAATGTGATCGGCGGCGGCAATATCGATGGCCCCAGCGCGGGCACAGCGATTCTTGCCGTGATTACCAGTGCTGTGACGGGAAAAAAAATCCGTCAGGATGTGGCGGTAACGGGTGAAATATCATTGGCAGGCCGGGTACGCCCTGTGGGCGGCGTCTTTGAAAAGGCCTATGGCGCCAAGCAGGCTGGTATTAAGACACTGGTCATTCCTCAGGAGAACAGCAAGGATATTCCCCAGGAACATCTGGGGCTGGATATCCATCCTGTAGCCATGGCAGAGGAAGCCTTCCGCTATATCTTTGAGCCTGAATTGGATAAGGAAGAGGAGTAAGAAAATGGCATTGCCAGAACGTGTACCTCCCCAGAATATAGAAGCCGAGCAGGCAGTTCTGGGGGCCATGCTCATAAAGAAAGAAGCTATCATCGAGGTACAGGAAATCCTGCAGCCCGATGATTTTTA
It includes:
- the remB gene encoding extracellular matrix regulator RemB; amino-acid sequence: MFLHLGNGVSVRTKDVIAIHDYALFLKGSGSEFLAREKAAGRLENTLPLEIRQDEEAKKSLIITNEKTYLSAISPWTLKRRSQMVYDTMDIDKEAAEMDAAEITME
- the dnaN gene encoding DNA polymerase III subunit beta, with the translated sequence MKITCAKSELTNAMQIATKAVASKPQTPILSATYMKAENGVLEIHATNNEIGLLCRTQADVERPGEIAINGRYFLDVIRKMPGDSVTIDFNKDENIVYINSNQANFTLRSMNAAEFPKVKPIESNVDFTIKDNVLRSLIKKTVFACAKDESRPVFTGCYLDINDSKVTMAATNMHRLAVKYEQFPEQLGNIKIIIPSSTLLELMHNLNSDIPSDIKVSCNFNQISFAFDDIYMTSRLIEGAYPDYQHVIPKEHATLVTLDSVEFNSAVDRVSLISRGGDYNIVKLDFSNGQLKITSYNPEVGTAEETIPAAIEGPDITLSFNGQYLMDVLKVIDSKNCELRLTQPLAPMTVKEEKDDAFIYVVTPVRTKN
- a CDS encoding RNA-binding S4 domain-containing protein, producing the protein MQIEDIAIETEEIQLDQFLKWAGVLPSGGEVKALIAEGLIKRNGEVETARRRKLHRGDVVEIEGMGAWRVQ
- a CDS encoding DUF721 domain-containing protein — protein: MGAKGSLKARSPGLERPDSIIRKTLHHMGEHCEKKYYMHWVLWHWPDIVGDFIAHNTKVQGIRKETLYIYSANSALRNELQMMMPQIVQSVNNFAGQRLIANVAFTKEWTKADSEGIEEIRLAPTEQEENLGKERRSVPLTPEEMQAAEKLVAEADDADIAQAIAGLYRRHLQMQKLKLAKNYQKCPQCGQLMEPERTICADCAAKQQERIRAAVRQVLRDMPWGRYPDVKEYVPECTPKIVNEQRSMMVQQLAADVDVNDKTSMKARTLVMLYRCLPPEQLNEDNITRALYALRFDLHRPKDYKAPKRYEVIKLGRR
- the recF gene encoding DNA replication/repair protein RecF (All proteins in this family for which functions are known are DNA-binding proteins that assist the filamentation of RecA onto DNA for the initiation of recombination or recombinational repair.) produces the protein MHIYTLRLRNYRNYEALELTFDPNINVFLGPNAQGKTNIIEAVYYASLGHSHRTHTDADLIRWEQPEALVQLGFSRLGVENKLEFQFSRVKRRRILLNDHPIRPKDLVGSLNTVLFSPEDLFLIKGAPALRRRFLDGEISQASPAYYHELTKYNKIVTQRNNLLKKIREHKAGTDMLDLWDVQLAASAVKITRKRQEAVRKLNMLANLMQRRISGNLENLAITYEIHGAEGASVTNDLESWYNKELASHRDVDIIRGSTGRGPHLDDIILMVNGINLRSFGSQGQQRTGVLSLKLAELEFLRSETGEYPVLLLDDVMSELDASRRGQLMDFIFRERIQTMITATDGAYFPQERIGTYYQVAAGQITR
- the dnaA gene encoding chromosomal replication initiator protein DnaA yields the protein MEQTQLKAVWAQILDKMKEQELVGPSAYNWLNPVEPISLTEETLELGTQTEMAKEWIAERYLIFIEDAAKAVFGVPKKVILTVQESAAPEEEPAPVTRSGKKEKPDQGSLFTEGNAPAEHLATPVEVPIVAPGDNSSLNPKYTFDTFVTGKSNNFAHAAAMAVADKPGKTYNPFFMYGGVGLGKTHLMHAIGNRVLKNHPEMRVLYVSSEQFTNEIIQAIQQGTSDKFRQKYRNIDVLLIDDIQFISGKTSTQEEFFHTFNTLYDAQKQVIISSDRPPREVERLEERLRSRFDWGLTTDIQAPDLETRIAILKNKAQSDHFNIPDDVMVYIASRIDSNIRELEGALTRLEAYASLTKRAVNTDLVAEALKDIFPNGKAKEVTMDIIQEIVASYFKIKIEDLHSKKRTRNIAYPRQIAMYLCREMTENSLPQIGNFFGGRDHTTVIHAYDKINQDKETDNRLSGILNELMDRIQKV